From Myxococcota bacterium:
TGGTGACCGTGTGGTCCAGACCGAACGGGTCTCCGATCGCGATCACGAAGTCACCGGGCAGGATCGCGTCCGAGTCACCGAGCGGGAGCGCAGCCAGGTCTTTGGCGTCGGCGACCTGGATCAGCGCGAGGTCGGTCTTCGGGTCGGTGCCCACGATCTTCGCGTCGCGCACCTTGCCGTCGGCGAAGTGGACCTTGATCTCGTCGACGCCCTCGACCACGTGATTGTTGGTCACGATGTAGCCGTCGGGCGAGATCACGAAGCCCGAGCCCAGGCTGGGCACCTTGTACTCCTGCCGCTGCGGCGCGCTGCGCCGCCCGCGCGGGCCACCGAAGAACTCCGGGAACATCTCGAACGGGAAGCCCGGGTTGAAGTCGCGCACCACGGTCTTCGAGGTGTGAACGTTCACCACGCCCGCCGCTGCGTTTTGCGCCAGCTTGGCGACCAGCGAGTGCTTTTCGCCCGCGCCCGGCTCGATCGGAAAGTCGGTCCAGAAGCGCGCGGCGGGCGACGGGGTCTCGCTGTGCTCGCTCGGTCCGCTCTCGGCCCGGGGCGAGCTGGCCAGGTTCTTCGCGCCCTTGGGCGCGAGCGCCCCCGAGCGCAACACCAGATAGGCGGCGAGCCCGCCGAGCAGCACTCCGAGCGCGACCTGAAACACCCGTGCCAAGCCGCCGGAACCTACCCGAACTGCGCACGGATCGGCAACCGAGTCGCAAGCTCCGGTGTGCCCGCCTGGATGACGGCGAACTCATCGCCGCGAGAGACCGCCCGGAAAGCGTGCGCGGCCTGGCGGGGCGGACGGGACTCGAACCCGCAACTTCCGGCGTGACAGGCCGGTGCTCTAACCGATTGAACTACCGCCCCTGGCCGGCGCTCTTGGTACAGAACGCGCCTTTCTTTTTCAAACACGAAGGCTTCAAGTTCGGTGCGCCGGCGCCGATCGCCCAGGAAGGATGGGAATCGACGAGTGGCGGAGCCTGGCGCGGCGCGGCGATGACGGCGCGCGCGAGCTCGCCTGCGCGCTCGAGCGCGTGCCGGGCCTGAGCGACGCCGTGCTCGAGGCCGCCAACCGCCACGCCGCGCGCAGGCACGTGCCGCTGCGCAGCGTGGACCGCGCGGTGGTGGTGCTCGGAGCGCGCGTGGTGGTCGAGATCGCCCTGTCCATGCTCCCGGACTGACTGCGGTAGACTGCCTCCATCCACGGGAGGCGAGGCATGGCCGAGTTCGACTGCGTGGTCCGAGGCGGAACGGTGGCAGACGGCACGGGCGAGCCCCTGCGCGAGGCGGACGTCGCGCTGCGCGGCGGGCGCATCGCCGAGGTCGGGAAGGTCGCGGGCCGCGGGAGCGAGGAGATCGACGCCCGCGGGCAGCTCGTGACGCCGGGCTTCGTCGACATCCACACCCACTACGACGGCCAGGCGACCTGGGCCTCGCGGCTCTCGCCGTCGTCGTGGCACGGAGTCACCACGGCAGTCACCGGTAACTGCGGCGTCGGCTTCGCGCCCTGCCGGCCCGAGGACCACGGCACGCTGATCCGGCTGATGGAGGGCGTGGAGGACATCCCGAACGCCGTGCTCGCCGAGGGCCTGCCCTGGGACTGGGAGACCTTCCCCGAGTTTCTCGACTCACTCGAGCGGCGCAGCTACGACATCGACTTCGCGGCGCAGCTGCCCCACGCAGCGGTGCGCGTGTACGTGATGGGCCAGCGCGGCGCCGACCGCGAGCCCGCGACCGCGGACGACATCGCGGCGATGGCGCGCATCGCGCGCGAGGCGGTCGAGGCCGGCGCGCTCGGCTTCTCGACCTCGCGCACCTTGAATCACCGCTCGAGCGACGGGAAGCCGACCCCGACGCTGACCGCGGCAGAGGACGAGCTGTTGGGGATCGCCCTGGCACTCGGTGCCGCCGGCAAGGGCGTCCTGCAGTTCGTGACGGACTTTCCGGATCCGGAGCGCGAGATGGCGATGCTGCGCCGGCTGTGCGCCGAGTCCGGGCGCCCGCTGTCGGTCTCGCTCGCGCAGGCCGAGCAGGCGCCGGAGGCATGGCGGCGCACGCTGCGTTGGATCGAGGAGTCTGCGGCTGCCGGTCTGCCCATGCGCGCGCAAGTCGCGGGCCGGCCCGTCGGACTCATGTTCGGGCTGGACACGACGCTGAATCCGTTCTCGACTCACGCGAGCTGGAAGGCGATCGCCGGGCTGCCGCTCGCGGGCAAGCTCGCGCGCCTGCGCGACCCCGCGTTCCGCGCGCGGCTCCTGGCCGAGAAGCCGGAGAGCAACGCGCCGTTCCTCGCCATGGTGCTGCA
This genomic window contains:
- a CDS encoding HDOD domain-containing protein, translated to MGIDEWRSLARRGDDGARELACALERVPGLSDAVLEAANRHAARRHVPLRSVDRAVVVLGARVVVEIALSMLPD
- a CDS encoding amidohydrolase family protein; amino-acid sequence: MAEFDCVVRGGTVADGTGEPLREADVALRGGRIAEVGKVAGRGSEEIDARGQLVTPGFVDIHTHYDGQATWASRLSPSSWHGVTTAVTGNCGVGFAPCRPEDHGTLIRLMEGVEDIPNAVLAEGLPWDWETFPEFLDSLERRSYDIDFAAQLPHAAVRVYVMGQRGADREPATADDIAAMARIAREAVEAGALGFSTSRTLNHRSSDGKPTPTLTAAEDELLGIALALGAAGKGVLQFVTDFPDPEREMAMLRRLCAESGRPLSVSLAQAEQAPEAWRRTLRWIEESAAAGLPMRAQVAGRPVGLMFGLDTTLNPFSTHASWKAIAGLPLAGKLARLRDPAFRARLLAEKPESNAPFLAMVLQNFEKMFVLGDPPDYEQPRERAVGAQARAQGIPAHALALDVMLANEGRGMLYFPFLNYAGSSLDASLAMMKSPSTVLGLGDGGAHLGTICDSSFTTHMLTHWTRDRTRGERVPVETVVRWHTRDTAEAVGLRDRGVIAPGYKADLNVIDYDRLKLRPPRMVHDLPAGGRRLVQDAEGYRCAIVAGEVTYRDGQATEALPGRLVRGATPAPG